The sequence below is a genomic window from Flavobacterium lipolyticum.
ACAAGACAACATCCTAAAAGTTGAAGTCGTAGATTTTGAAGAATTAGGAATGGAAGCGGTTCGTAAAATTACCGTTAAAGATTTCCCGGCTTTTATTATTACGGATGATAAAGGAAATGATTTTTTTGAAAATCTGTAGACTAAGGTTCTAAGGTACTGAGATACTAAGATTCTAAGTCTTCTTAAACAATAAAAAACCGCCTTAGGGCGGTTTTGTTTTTACTAAGTATTATCCTTTGAACCTTTGCGTCTCAGTACCTAAGTACCTCAGAATCTTAGAACCTTAGTCCAATTCTTCACTTTCGAAAGCAATGAAATGCGACAACTGTCCTTTTAAATTAAAAACAGGAAGTGCATTGATTTTACATTTATAAGTTCTGCCATCTTTTCTGTAGTTTTCAATTGTTTTTTCAAAAGGAATTCGTTGCTGAATGGCTTCTTTTATTTCTTTAAGTACTACTTTTGAAGTTGCCGGTCCCTGAAACATCTTCGGAGTTTTACCCAAAACTTCTTCTTCCTTATAACCTGTCATTTTTCTGATTCCATTTGAAGCAAAAACGATCTTCAAATCCAAATCGGTAACCAGAACTACTTCATTTTTTATCCGTTCTTCAATTTCCAGATTTTTAGCGTCCCAGATAAACTGAGTCGAAATTTTATTCACTTTCTTTACATCCGTAAGAATCGCTTTTAATTCTTTTAAATGTTCACAATGAAAATCCCAAGCCATAATAGGGACTGAATTACGATGAGAAACTTCTTCAAATTTATTCGTTTTCATTGTGAATGATTCAATGTTAATGTACTGTTACTCTCAAAGGTAGAAAGAAAATTCATCATAAAAGAACAAATTACATGATTTAATTATTCCTTAATGCAATTAGAAGGAAAATTTAAGTTGTACTACTACTGCCTTTTTTTCTTCTGTATTTAAATTGTTCAGAGAAATGCCAAGCAATCGAACCGAATCTTTCATTCGTTCCTGATACAGAAGCTCCTCTACGGTCTCTAAAATCAAACTTTTATCGGAAATAAAGTATGGCAGCGTTTTACTGCGTGTTTGTTGCGTAAAATCGCTGTATTTGATTTTAAGCGTCACGGTCTTACCCGAGATGTTATACTTTTTTAATCGTTTTTCTAAAGATGCTGCAATCTTTTCAAGCTGTTCGAGCATAAAAATTTCAGAGGATAAGTTGACATCGAAGGTGTGCTCTGCCGCAACTGACTTAGTTACACGAGACGCTTTTACTTCACTATTATGAATTCCGCGAACCACATTGTAATAAAAAGCCCCCGATTTTCCGAAATGTTTCTCCAAAAACGCTACTTCTTTGCTCTTAAGATCTGCTCCTGTAAAGATTCCCAATTGGTACATTTTTTCGGTGGTCACTTTTCCAACACCATAAAACTTCCGAATGGGCAGTTCTTCCAAAAAGCTTAAAACCTCGTCCGGATTAACGGTTTTCTGTCCATTTGGTTTGTTAACATCCGATGCAATTTTCGCTACAAACTTATTAATCGAAATTCCCGCAGAGGCCGTGAGCCCTACTTCATTCAAAATTCGGAGTCTAATTTCCTGTGCAAGCAAACTTGCGCTTGGGTTGCCTTTCTTGTTTTGTGTCACATCAAGATAAGCTTCGTCCAGCGAAAGAGGTTCAACCAGATCGGTGTAGTCATGAAATATTTTATGAATTTTATTCGAGATCTCTTTGTAACGCTCAAATCGCGGACGAACGAAAATAATTTCCGGACAATATTTTTTGGCCAGAACACCACTTATGGCACTTCGTACACCAAACTTTCGCGCTTCGTAACTCGCAGCCGAGACTACGCCTCTATTCTCCGATCCGCCAACAGCAACAGGTTTTCCGCGCAAAGCGGGATTATCCATCTGCTCTACTGAAGCATAAAAAGCATCCATATCAATATGAATGATTTTTCGATATGTAGGCGTTTCAGACATACTACAAATTTAAAGAGGAAAGGCACAAAATGCGTCGAAAATAATCATAAAAATAACCCCTTAAAATTCATTCCAAATCTCAAATTCCAAATTCCAAATTCCAAATTTCACATTTTACATTCCACATCTCACATTTCACATATAACAATTCAAATCACACCCTTTGTAAAGATTCTCAAGTTAATAGTCTCAAACGAATCCTTTTCGTTATTTTTGTATTTCTACATTAAAGAATTAAAATGCGAACATTTGTTATAGGCGACATACACGGCGGATTACTCGCGCTTGAACAAGTGATGAAAAAAGCCAAAGTTACCACACAAGATACTCTTATTTTTTTAGGCGATTATGTTGACGGATGGAGCCAATCTCCGCAAGTAATTGAATATTTAATGGACTTAAAAAGTAAGCAAAATTGCATTTGCATCAGAGGAAATCACGATGAACTGCTTTTGTCCTGGTTTAAAAGCAAAACAGAAGACGTTGACGAAACTTTATGGTTCAAACATGGTGGTGAAGCGACTGTTCTGGCTTACGAAAAACTGAGTGCGGAAGAAAAACAGACACATATCGCTTTCCTCGAATCATTGGAAGACTATTACCTTGACGATCAAAACCGATTATTTGTTCACGCAGGTTTTACCAATCTGAATGGCGTCAAATATGAATATTTTCCAAAATTATTCTATTGGGACAGAACACTTTGGGAAACTGCTCTTTCATTAGATCCTACTTTAAAAATCGGTGATGTACTTTATCCTAAGCGTTTTACGTTGTATAAAGAAATCTATATCGGACATACTCCTGTGACCCGAATTGGCGAAACAACACCTGTACAAAAAGCAAATATATGGAACGTTGATACTGGTGCCGCTTTTAAAGGCCCGTTGACTATTTTAAACGTCGACACTAAAGATTTCTGGCAGAGCGAACCGTTAAATGAACTGTATTTCTCTGAAAAAGGTAGGAATTAACTCCTAAAAATACTATTTTTGCACTTTAAAAAATAATTAAAATTTATATTTATGAAAAAGGTAATTACACTTTTGTTTTTAGTATCATTTGGATTCACACAAGCACAAGAGGCTTTTAAAGGAAAAGGAGATATTAAAGTGAGTGTTGGTGCTAACATACAAAATGGTGGTTCTGGAATTCAGGGTTCGGTAGATTTTGGTCTTGGAGAAAATTTCTCTTTT
It includes:
- a CDS encoding PAS domain-containing protein, which translates into the protein MKTNKFEEVSHRNSVPIMAWDFHCEHLKELKAILTDVKKVNKISTQFIWDAKNLEIEERIKNEVVLVTDLDLKIVFASNGIRKMTGYKEEEVLGKTPKMFQGPATSKVVLKEIKEAIQQRIPFEKTIENYRKDGRTYKCKINALPVFNLKGQLSHFIAFESEELD
- the dinB gene encoding DNA polymerase IV encodes the protein MSETPTYRKIIHIDMDAFYASVEQMDNPALRGKPVAVGGSENRGVVSAASYEARKFGVRSAISGVLAKKYCPEIIFVRPRFERYKEISNKIHKIFHDYTDLVEPLSLDEAYLDVTQNKKGNPSASLLAQEIRLRILNEVGLTASAGISINKFVAKIASDVNKPNGQKTVNPDEVLSFLEELPIRKFYGVGKVTTEKMYQLGIFTGADLKSKEVAFLEKHFGKSGAFYYNVVRGIHNSEVKASRVTKSVAAEHTFDVNLSSEIFMLEQLEKIAASLEKRLKKYNISGKTVTLKIKYSDFTQQTRSKTLPYFISDKSLILETVEELLYQERMKDSVRLLGISLNNLNTEEKKAVVVQLKFSF
- a CDS encoding metallophosphoesterase family protein, which gives rise to MRTFVIGDIHGGLLALEQVMKKAKVTTQDTLIFLGDYVDGWSQSPQVIEYLMDLKSKQNCICIRGNHDELLLSWFKSKTEDVDETLWFKHGGEATVLAYEKLSAEEKQTHIAFLESLEDYYLDDQNRLFVHAGFTNLNGVKYEYFPKLFYWDRTLWETALSLDPTLKIGDVLYPKRFTLYKEIYIGHTPVTRIGETTPVQKANIWNVDTGAAFKGPLTILNVDTKDFWQSEPLNELYFSEKGRN